Proteins encoded together in one Chitinophaga sp. LS1 window:
- a CDS encoding DUF3823 domain-containing protein, which produces MRYLLLTSLVLIFAAGCKKDNFEKPKSTLTGRVVYDKNAIGVRSNGVQVELWQHGYELFSKIPVYVGQDGAFSAILFDGDYKLVLRQGNGPWLDDADSLDVKVNGSASVDISVNPYFIISNATFTKSGTLLTATVSIQQINNNLPLESVNLYIGNTNIVDQVNNIKSTAVTPDISGPVTIQVTLPADAAYYARVGVKTAGVAEQVYSEVKKVE; this is translated from the coding sequence ATGAGATACTTATTGCTCACATCCCTGGTGCTGATATTCGCAGCAGGATGTAAAAAAGATAACTTCGAAAAGCCAAAGTCTACACTCACCGGCCGTGTTGTGTATGATAAAAATGCAATTGGGGTACGTTCCAATGGCGTACAGGTAGAGCTGTGGCAGCATGGATATGAATTGTTTTCGAAGATCCCTGTATATGTAGGACAGGATGGGGCTTTTTCTGCTATATTATTTGATGGTGATTATAAATTAGTATTGCGGCAGGGGAATGGCCCCTGGCTGGATGATGCGGATTCGCTTGATGTAAAGGTGAATGGATCTGCGAGTGTAGATATTTCTGTGAATCCTTATTTCATTATCAGCAATGCGACATTTACAAAAAGTGGTACGTTGCTCACAGCGACTGTATCCATACAACAGATCAACAATAATCTGCCACTGGAATCAGTGAATCTTTATATTGGAAATACCAATATTGTAGACCAGGTGAACAACATCAAAAGCACGGCTGTAACGCCTGATATATCAGGGCCGGTCACGATACAAGTGACCTTGCCTGCGGATGCGGCGTATTATGCAAGGGTAGGGGTGAAGACGGCTGGTGTGGCAGAACAGGTGTATTCTGAAGTGAAAAAAGTAGAATAA
- a CDS encoding response regulator, producing the protein MNRKLHSILLVEDDEATNFISQMVIKKMDCANHVHVAWNGAEALDYLKACKETTQGQPDLILLDINMPALNGWEFLDEYNKLGDKEKGQVVVVMLTTSMNPDDHKRAISHPDVSGFRNKPLTTGLMEDILDAYFNA; encoded by the coding sequence ATGAACAGAAAATTACATTCCATCCTATTAGTTGAAGACGATGAAGCCACCAATTTCATCAGCCAAATGGTGATTAAAAAAATGGATTGTGCGAACCATGTGCATGTGGCATGGAATGGTGCGGAAGCACTGGATTACCTGAAAGCCTGCAAAGAAACTACACAGGGTCAGCCTGACCTCATTTTGCTGGACATTAATATGCCTGCCCTGAATGGCTGGGAATTTCTCGATGAATACAACAAACTGGGCGATAAGGAAAAAGGACAGGTAGTCGTAGTGATGCTCACTACGTCTATGAACCCCGATGATCATAAACGGGCTATAAGTCATCCTGATGTATCCGGGTTTAGAAACAAACCATTGACGACCGGGTTAATGGAAGACATTCTCGACGCATACTTTAACGCTTAA
- a CDS encoding RagB/SusD family nutrient uptake outer membrane protein: MKKLFILLLFLLSTSCMKDWLDREPRTILSDQQVWNDPKQIVALLANFYDRLPAESGLVDVNDGSDGRLFQWRDMANFDDAMWSGQSNEDGRNNITSYNYNSWYLWNYTFIRDLNLALENIATYGVNLTDDQKKQYSAELRFLRAFNYFELVKRMGGVPLITTQLIYDYSGNVSNLQQPRAKESEVYDFIASEVDAIKNDLGNDGSASRANKYTALALKSRAMLYAGSIAKYNGLMAAPISTPNGEVGIPAAMANNYYQQSLAASQEIINSGAYTLYRNNPDAGENFFEAVTKKASNKEVIFVKDYLLPTRKHVFSYDNIARGIREDNLGSSSITPSLNLVESYEYLDGTSGALKIRTADNSDFIYYDNVQDIFANKDARLYGTIIYPGTTFKGLQLSIQAGVMAWNDTRNAYDIVEGSDLGTTYTDGKLLTGTSGPHRSIQEVSNTGFYLKKFIDPNDKTSTRGVQSDVWWVWFRLGEVYLNATEAAFELGQTGIALNYINTLRERAGFPANSVTVLTNERIRNERRVELAFEDHRLWDLKRWRIADKVWNGSTSSADAMIYALYPYRVIRPGNAHDGKYVFVKMVAPRFRAPRFFQLGNYYTAIDQSVLNNNPKIIKNPFH; this comes from the coding sequence ATGAAAAAACTCTTTATACTCCTCCTCTTTCTGCTCTCCACCAGCTGTATGAAAGACTGGCTGGACCGGGAACCCCGCACCATCCTTTCCGACCAGCAGGTATGGAACGATCCTAAACAGATCGTAGCCCTCCTCGCGAATTTTTACGATCGGCTGCCTGCCGAATCAGGGCTTGTAGATGTCAATGACGGCTCCGATGGCCGCCTGTTCCAGTGGCGTGATATGGCCAACTTTGACGATGCCATGTGGAGTGGCCAGTCCAACGAAGATGGCCGTAACAACATCACCTCTTATAACTACAACAGCTGGTATCTCTGGAACTACACCTTTATCCGCGACCTCAATCTCGCATTGGAGAACATTGCCACTTACGGTGTAAACCTCACAGACGACCAGAAAAAACAATATAGCGCTGAACTCCGTTTTCTCCGTGCTTTCAATTACTTTGAATTAGTAAAAAGAATGGGAGGAGTGCCACTCATCACCACCCAACTCATCTACGACTACAGCGGCAATGTATCTAACCTGCAGCAGCCTCGCGCAAAGGAATCAGAAGTATACGACTTCATTGCCAGCGAAGTAGATGCAATTAAAAATGACCTTGGCAATGATGGCAGCGCTTCCCGCGCTAACAAATATACAGCGCTGGCATTGAAAAGCAGGGCGATGCTGTACGCTGGTTCCATCGCTAAGTACAATGGTCTCATGGCTGCACCCATCAGCACCCCTAATGGCGAAGTAGGCATTCCGGCTGCTATGGCGAACAACTATTACCAGCAGTCACTCGCCGCTTCACAGGAGATTATAAACAGTGGCGCTTATACTTTGTACAGGAACAATCCTGATGCAGGGGAGAACTTCTTCGAAGCAGTGACAAAGAAGGCATCCAACAAAGAAGTGATCTTTGTAAAAGATTATCTCCTGCCTACCCGCAAGCACGTGTTCTCTTATGACAATATCGCCCGTGGTATCCGTGAAGACAACCTCGGTTCGTCCTCCATAACACCCTCATTAAACCTTGTGGAAAGCTACGAATACTTAGATGGTACCAGCGGGGCATTAAAAATCCGCACTGCGGACAACAGTGATTTTATTTACTATGACAATGTGCAGGATATCTTTGCCAACAAAGACGCCCGCCTATATGGTACCATCATCTATCCCGGCACCACTTTCAAAGGCTTACAACTATCTATTCAGGCAGGTGTAATGGCATGGAACGATACCCGCAACGCCTACGATATCGTAGAAGGTAGCGACCTTGGCACCACTTACACAGATGGTAAATTGCTGACTGGCACCTCCGGCCCTCACCGCTCTATACAGGAAGTCTCCAACACGGGTTTCTACCTGAAAAAGTTCATTGATCCGAATGATAAAACCAGTACCCGTGGTGTACAGAGTGATGTATGGTGGGTATGGTTCAGACTCGGGGAAGTCTATCTCAATGCAACAGAAGCCGCCTTTGAATTAGGTCAGACCGGCATAGCGTTGAATTATATCAATACCCTGCGCGAACGCGCCGGTTTCCCTGCGAACAGCGTGACAGTGTTAACGAATGAACGCATCCGCAATGAGCGGAGAGTAGAACTGGCTTTCGAAGACCACCGGTTATGGGACCTGAAGCGATGGCGTATTGCAGACAAGGTATGGAATGGCAGCACATCCAGTGCCGATGCTATGATCTATGCGTTGTATCCTTATAGGGTGATCCGTCCCGGAAATGCACACGATGGCAAGTATGTGTTTGTAAAAATGGTAGCGCCCCGTTTCCGCGCACCCCGCTTCTTCCAGCTGGGTAATTACTACACTGCCATTGACCAGTCTGTACTGAACAATAATCCTAAGATTATTAAAAATCCATTCCACTAA
- a CDS encoding TonB-dependent receptor produces the protein MKLLYAFLALLLLVYERAYPQQHDLQTFNGIVTDSANNPIPGATIAVKNGNKGVVTKPDGTFSLSAIPGSVVTVSIIGYQTREVTLSGNSRIQISMTSLASNLTDIVVVGYGVQRKASVTGAVSTLKSDDLVRTPATTTSSALVGKMPGITARAADSRPGNGTSIQIRNLGNPLFVIDGVPYTGSTTTTAFGYTTGSGQDIFNNLGLDDIENITILKDASASIYGLRASNGVVLVTTKKGRKNDQPNINMSAYYGFQNFTRYPHPANAGQYVRALVESEQNLGRDPSLLYTKDELAKWEAGKEKGYKSYDYYKEVLRPNVPQYYLSANASGGGPRNSYYMSVSRLKQEAVIKDYNYERTNLQANLESSLAKGLKVGTQISGRLEKRHNVGVPGLDDFFNPFLSIFSMWPTESPYANDNPKYINQTHNVNVNPATYKDDITGYVDEWWRGMNVNLNAQYDFDFGLTVKGIYSYNYMNEEFDGFEYTWDAYKYDATNDSYYTEAGFGNQNPWRERHKRNVISRYAQFQLSYNRRFGDHNISAVGAYELSDYDNSYYVVHTIPTNNYVPTQYLVEEDYLSDEWSLEARAGYIGRINYDYKSKYLVEVLGRYDGSYIYAQGHRWGFFPGISLGWRVTQESFLKKDWLNDLKLRVSYGETGSEIGFSDGSAPTSFGYLAGYNFNQGGSVLNSSYVIGLRPRGLPVTELSWVKNRTWNAGFDFTVLNNKMNGQFDVFERRRTGLPAARYDVLLPSEVGYTLPNANLNADATRGIEGMVTYMGQRGKVNYSIGVNATFARLRSLHTYKPRFGNGWDEYRNSIENRWANETWGYHVTGRFNSEDEIKNYGIDNDGQGNRTELPGDFKYEDVNGDKIINGMDQRPIGYAQGAQPYMSFGLNASIGYKGFTLRMDLAGAAMQSFLRDWELRYPFQNNGSSPAYMLANRWHRTDPYDNSSAWVSGKYPAIRKDNTTHVNYQVNDFWITNVHYLRLKNLELAYNFSKTLVKKMGLSALRVYVNGTNLFSFDNVKEFEIDPEISSSNGLVYPQQRLYNFGFNVSF, from the coding sequence ATGAAATTGCTTTACGCTTTTTTAGCGTTGCTGCTGCTCGTTTACGAACGGGCATACCCTCAGCAGCACGATCTGCAAACCTTTAACGGCATTGTCACAGATTCTGCCAATAACCCGATTCCCGGTGCCACCATAGCCGTCAAAAATGGTAACAAAGGCGTCGTGACCAAACCTGATGGCACCTTTTCACTATCTGCCATTCCCGGAAGCGTGGTGACCGTCAGTATCATCGGTTACCAGACCCGCGAAGTCACCCTCTCAGGCAACAGCCGTATCCAGATCTCCATGACCTCCCTGGCCAGTAACCTGACCGACATCGTCGTAGTGGGATATGGTGTGCAGCGCAAGGCATCTGTTACAGGGGCCGTAAGTACCCTGAAATCGGACGATCTGGTACGTACCCCTGCCACTACTACCTCCAGCGCTTTGGTGGGAAAAATGCCCGGTATTACGGCCAGAGCTGCCGACTCCCGTCCCGGTAATGGTACTTCTATCCAGATCCGTAACCTCGGGAACCCACTTTTTGTGATAGATGGGGTCCCTTACACCGGTAGCACCACTACCACTGCCTTCGGTTATACCACCGGCTCCGGTCAGGATATCTTTAACAACCTGGGACTGGATGATATCGAAAACATCACCATCCTCAAAGATGCTTCCGCCTCTATCTACGGTCTCCGCGCCTCCAACGGGGTCGTTCTTGTAACCACCAAAAAGGGCCGCAAAAACGACCAGCCGAACATTAACATGAGCGCTTACTATGGCTTCCAGAACTTTACCCGCTACCCACATCCTGCCAATGCCGGTCAGTATGTACGCGCACTGGTGGAATCCGAACAGAACCTGGGCCGTGATCCTTCATTGCTTTACACAAAAGACGAACTGGCAAAATGGGAGGCCGGTAAAGAAAAAGGCTACAAAAGCTATGACTACTACAAAGAAGTACTACGGCCCAATGTTCCGCAGTATTACCTGAGTGCCAACGCATCCGGTGGAGGTCCCCGCAATAGCTACTATATGTCCGTAAGCCGCCTCAAACAGGAAGCTGTGATCAAAGACTACAACTACGAGCGTACCAACCTGCAGGCCAACCTCGAAAGCAGCCTGGCAAAAGGTCTCAAAGTAGGTACCCAGATCAGTGGCCGCCTTGAAAAACGACACAATGTAGGCGTACCAGGTCTGGACGACTTCTTCAACCCATTCCTCAGTATCTTCAGCATGTGGCCCACCGAAAGTCCTTATGCGAACGATAACCCGAAATACATCAACCAGACCCACAACGTAAATGTGAACCCTGCCACCTACAAAGACGACATCACTGGTTATGTAGACGAATGGTGGCGTGGCATGAACGTAAACCTGAACGCCCAGTACGACTTCGATTTCGGTCTCACTGTAAAAGGCATCTACTCTTACAACTACATGAACGAAGAATTCGACGGCTTTGAATATACCTGGGACGCTTACAAATACGACGCGACCAACGACAGCTATTATACTGAAGCCGGTTTTGGTAACCAGAACCCATGGCGTGAAAGACACAAGCGAAACGTGATCTCCCGCTATGCTCAGTTCCAGCTTAGTTACAACCGCAGGTTCGGGGATCACAATATATCTGCTGTAGGTGCGTACGAGCTTTCTGACTACGATAACTCTTATTACGTAGTACATACTATTCCAACTAACAACTATGTGCCTACACAATACCTCGTGGAAGAAGACTATCTCTCCGACGAATGGTCGCTGGAAGCAAGAGCCGGTTACATCGGTCGTATCAACTACGATTACAAATCCAAATACCTCGTGGAGGTACTGGGTCGCTACGATGGTTCTTACATCTATGCGCAGGGCCACCGCTGGGGTTTCTTCCCGGGTATATCCCTTGGCTGGCGCGTAACACAGGAGTCTTTCCTGAAAAAAGACTGGCTGAATGACCTGAAGCTGAGAGTGTCCTATGGTGAAACAGGTAGCGAAATCGGGTTCTCCGATGGCAGCGCGCCGACTTCATTTGGTTACCTCGCAGGTTATAACTTTAATCAGGGTGGTTCTGTCCTGAACAGTAGCTATGTAATCGGTTTGCGCCCCCGTGGTTTACCTGTGACGGAGCTGTCATGGGTAAAGAACAGAACCTGGAACGCCGGTTTTGATTTCACAGTTTTGAATAATAAAATGAACGGTCAGTTCGACGTATTCGAACGCCGCCGCACAGGTCTGCCTGCTGCCCGCTACGACGTACTGTTGCCAAGCGAAGTAGGGTATACTTTACCCAACGCCAACCTGAATGCAGACGCCACCCGTGGTATAGAAGGTATGGTGACCTACATGGGCCAGCGTGGCAAGGTGAATTACAGCATTGGTGTCAATGCCACCTTTGCGCGTTTGAGAAGTCTGCATACGTACAAACCCCGATTTGGCAACGGTTGGGATGAATACCGTAACTCTATCGAAAACAGGTGGGCGAATGAAACCTGGGGTTATCACGTAACCGGCCGCTTCAACTCTGAAGACGAAATCAAAAACTATGGTATTGATAATGACGGACAAGGGAACCGTACCGAACTACCCGGCGATTTCAAATACGAAGATGTAAACGGCGATAAGATCATCAATGGCATGGACCAGCGTCCTATTGGCTATGCGCAGGGTGCACAGCCTTACATGAGCTTTGGGCTGAATGCCAGTATCGGTTACAAAGGGTTCACATTGAGAATGGATCTGGCAGGAGCTGCTATGCAGTCTTTTCTGCGTGACTGGGAACTGCGCTATCCATTCCAGAACAATGGTTCTTCTCCCGCATACATGCTGGCCAACCGCTGGCACAGGACCGATCCATACGATAACAGCAGTGCATGGGTAAGTGGTAAATACCCCGCTATCCGCAAGGACAATACCACACACGTGAACTACCAGGTAAACGATTTCTGGATTACGAACGTACACTACCTGCGCCTGAAGAACCTGGAACTGGCATACAATTTCTCCAAAACCCTCGTGAAGAAAATGGGGCTTTCTGCACTGCGTGTGTATGTAAATGGTACTAACCTGTTTTCATTTGACAATGTAAAGGAGTTTGAAATTGATCCTGAAATCAGTTCTTCCAATGGCCTGGTTTATCCGCAACAACGCTTGTACAATTTCGGCTTTAACGTGTCATTCTAA
- a CDS encoding gliding motility-associated C-terminal domain-containing protein, with protein sequence MPTKNLRRCLLSCICLLYAISLRAQYPVPQVVGQPSLTARWLSINPRSCGTDMMMNTWRQSTAFRQKEKKTNHAILMNTNRLAAADYTLPVVFHIINEDPASITDQDVTDALAALNDAYGKTGAFAGARTDTRIQFCLAKTDPDGGATTGILRTKSYLSDFDADMEGDALTALGKWDGSRYINIWVVSGIKSEFLQTFECGAWTRMHMAGYASAGGDVVVSGLGVDLVAHEMGHYLSLIHTFANQDCKNDDCTTDGDMVCDTPPDKSINGGFPCSNPENSCSTDTLSGFTTDVPDLPDNFMDYGGGTGCVMSFTEGQAQRMRDFIGSSLPGMIGSTLCNPPCATAAVTGFTKDADYPLMGSTVNFTNTSTGATTYQWLVDNVVVSTGASFSLPVTEKKSYVVVLRAYDASGCFSSMQDILQVSCGVTARFYPDKRKIASKAGVELDSVLFTNRSINASSYSWRIKLGAGETEVATTEDLTYVFQTPGTYQVRLIATDGSCYDTTNYVTIVVDDPTADGHVYLNSVACYNQTQLQISLYFYNFGYQTIPKGTLITLYNGTHDSIGVYLLPYDLKGKCASYLETFILNAYADTLIAKFGTNTAMMTNYRFRIQLTPADIAMTPAETIDLTPAVVSGGAINTVTWTPTTYVSCDNCTTTTFTAPYRKDTLYQQRVKVTNENNCYDTTFTTIHIAPVDDYTANVLSTECARNDSMYITFEVCNNYTAGNVPQDLNLSFYDGNGLVIGNNYTIAAYSADACETYHVTLKGVSPFSIKVNTGTWAETDTTNNTTTGTYTLPAGSMLPADTTVMRGASYTLNTAVSNFTAATYAWRTEGANSLLGATTATPTITVRDSAGIYAIMTNAYGCNLSVSGIVRLIPPDLTMTISDVKCYDNTHTIVTFEICTGNGYDSIPKDLTVSFYDGDSLLKPLFYKDAATAGSCHTYTQVVSTPFSGELTAVVNANALLKETDYTNNSDAAYTSPFTVGFEPHVLEVGRFQDIQLSPMLTGGELPATLAWTPTEGLSCTNCLYPTVHAVSSVIYTLAIKNEYFCTDTASMYVHTSVKDLFSMPNAFSPNGDGVNDVFYIIGSKDIIAIDDFLIFDRWGNKVFERHQGVPNDKSFGWDGANAKPGAYVYYIKAGNAQIKGTVLLVK encoded by the coding sequence ATGCCTACGAAAAACCTGCGAAGGTGCCTGCTATCCTGTATCTGCCTGTTGTACGCCATATCTCTAAGAGCACAATATCCAGTTCCTCAGGTAGTTGGACAACCTTCTCTCACAGCCAGATGGTTATCTATCAATCCCCGTTCATGTGGTACGGATATGATGATGAATACATGGCGCCAAAGCACCGCTTTCAGACAAAAAGAAAAGAAGACCAATCATGCTATCCTAATGAATACTAACAGGTTAGCTGCGGCGGATTATACATTGCCCGTCGTTTTTCATATCATCAATGAAGATCCCGCTTCCATTACGGACCAGGATGTAACAGATGCCCTCGCGGCACTGAACGATGCCTATGGCAAAACCGGGGCATTTGCAGGAGCAAGAACGGATACCCGTATACAATTTTGCCTTGCCAAAACTGACCCTGATGGCGGCGCTACCACCGGGATATTACGTACAAAGTCTTATCTCTCTGATTTTGACGCGGATATGGAAGGAGATGCGCTTACCGCCCTTGGTAAATGGGATGGTAGCCGCTATATCAATATCTGGGTCGTATCCGGCATCAAATCCGAGTTTCTGCAGACATTTGAATGCGGCGCCTGGACCCGCATGCACATGGCCGGCTATGCCAGTGCTGGTGGCGATGTAGTGGTATCTGGATTGGGAGTAGACCTCGTGGCGCACGAAATGGGGCACTACCTCAGCCTCATTCACACTTTTGCTAACCAGGATTGTAAAAATGATGATTGTACCACAGATGGAGATATGGTGTGCGATACGCCACCAGATAAATCTATCAATGGTGGATTCCCCTGTAGCAATCCCGAGAATTCATGTAGTACCGACACGTTATCCGGGTTTACAACTGATGTACCGGACCTGCCGGATAACTTTATGGACTATGGTGGCGGTACGGGTTGTGTCATGTCTTTTACAGAAGGACAGGCACAGCGTATGCGTGATTTTATCGGGAGCAGTCTGCCGGGGATGATTGGCAGTACGTTGTGTAACCCACCTTGCGCTACTGCTGCTGTAACGGGTTTTACGAAGGATGCGGATTACCCTTTGATGGGGAGTACCGTGAATTTTACAAATACTTCTACAGGCGCAACTACCTATCAGTGGCTGGTAGATAATGTGGTGGTGAGTACGGGTGCCAGCTTCAGTCTACCTGTAACAGAGAAGAAAAGCTATGTGGTCGTATTGCGTGCATACGATGCCTCCGGTTGTTTTAGCAGCATGCAGGATATACTACAGGTCAGTTGTGGGGTGACTGCCCGCTTTTATCCTGATAAAAGAAAGATCGCTTCCAAAGCAGGTGTAGAACTGGATAGTGTGTTGTTTACAAATCGTTCTATCAATGCCAGCAGCTATTCATGGAGAATAAAACTGGGCGCCGGTGAAACGGAAGTTGCGACCACTGAGGATCTGACTTATGTGTTTCAGACACCGGGCACTTACCAGGTAAGACTCATTGCGACTGATGGCAGTTGCTATGATACGACCAACTACGTAACGATTGTAGTCGATGATCCTACCGCTGATGGACATGTGTACCTGAACAGTGTGGCATGTTATAATCAGACGCAGTTACAGATCTCTTTATACTTCTACAACTTCGGTTATCAGACAATTCCAAAGGGTACGCTTATTACTTTGTATAACGGCACGCATGATTCCATTGGTGTTTATTTATTGCCTTACGATCTGAAAGGTAAATGCGCATCTTACCTGGAAACATTTATCCTGAATGCATATGCGGATACCCTGATTGCTAAATTTGGTACGAACACCGCCATGATGACTAATTACCGGTTCAGGATCCAGCTCACGCCCGCCGATATTGCCATGACACCCGCGGAGACCATTGACCTGACACCAGCAGTAGTATCTGGTGGGGCGATCAATACTGTAACATGGACACCCACTACATATGTAAGTTGTGATAATTGTACGACCACTACTTTCACAGCACCATATCGTAAGGATACGTTGTATCAGCAAAGAGTGAAAGTGACGAATGAGAACAATTGTTATGATACCACATTTACCACCATACACATTGCCCCTGTAGATGACTATACTGCCAATGTACTGAGCACAGAATGCGCCCGGAATGATAGTATGTATATCACATTTGAAGTGTGTAATAACTACACTGCGGGAAATGTACCACAGGATCTAAACCTGAGCTTTTATGATGGAAATGGTTTGGTGATTGGGAATAACTATACCATTGCTGCGTATAGTGCAGATGCCTGTGAAACCTATCATGTAACTTTAAAAGGCGTTTCTCCTTTCAGTATAAAAGTGAATACAGGTACATGGGCAGAAACAGATACGACCAATAATACGACCACTGGTACATATACATTGCCGGCTGGTAGTATGCTGCCTGCGGATACGACGGTGATGCGGGGAGCTTCGTATACGTTGAATACTGCTGTGAGTAACTTTACAGCTGCGACTTATGCATGGCGTACGGAAGGTGCAAATAGCCTGTTGGGCGCTACAACGGCTACACCTACCATCACCGTCAGGGACAGTGCCGGTATATATGCTATTATGACAAACGCTTACGGTTGTAATTTATCTGTATCAGGTATTGTGCGATTAATACCTCCTGATCTGACCATGACCATTTCTGATGTGAAATGTTATGACAATACCCATACCATCGTCACCTTTGAGATCTGCACCGGCAATGGCTATGACAGTATTCCGAAAGACCTGACCGTATCCTTCTATGATGGCGATTCCTTATTAAAACCATTGTTTTATAAAGACGCTGCTACAGCAGGTAGCTGTCATACTTACACGCAGGTAGTAAGTACGCCATTCAGCGGAGAGTTAACTGCGGTGGTGAATGCGAATGCTTTATTAAAAGAGACAGACTATACCAATAACAGCGATGCGGCATATACTTCTCCATTTACAGTGGGTTTTGAACCACATGTACTGGAAGTAGGCCGATTCCAGGATATACAACTATCCCCGATGCTCACAGGCGGCGAATTGCCAGCTACGCTAGCCTGGACACCGACAGAAGGATTATCCTGTACGAATTGCCTCTACCCTACTGTACATGCTGTATCGTCAGTGATCTATACGCTGGCTATTAAGAATGAATATTTCTGCACGGATACGGCTTCTATGTATGTACATACGTCCGTGAAGGATCTGTTCTCCATGCCAAATGCCTTTAGTCCCAACGGGGATGGTGTGAATGATGTATTTTATATCATTGGTTCTAAAGATATTATTGCTATTGACGACTTCCTGATCTTTGACAGGTGGGGGAATAAAGTGTTTGAAAGACATCAGGGTGTGCCGAATGATAAGTCTTTTGGATGGGATGGTGCGAATGCGAAACCGGGTGCTTATGTATACTACATCAAAGCTGGCAATGCTCAGATAAAAGGAACGGTGCTATTGGTAAAATAA
- a CDS encoding sensor histidine kinase yields MEQEIRQSKAELYELLLRYIHSKQAEKDLLEGDDLSMDLLRNSITTLGERLREVENKLAATEKLLKLSQESYSSLVGEIQDYGIITLDPDGNILTWNKGAERIKGYTAQEITGKNFRMFYTPAARAECIPEMLLSTAIQDGRVQNEDYRVHKDGTLFWSSVTITALRNNEGALTGFIKITRDLTARKQMEDQTQLYLRKLEVENRELEQFTYIASHDMQEPLRSISTLVELVATEYTGKLDETADNYLRFIRQSSNRMSDLIKALLDYSRIGNVKQKEAVDCNQIILTVVDDLRTAIHESKAQVIMENLPIVHAYPIELKLLFQNLLSNAIKFRQQDVPPVIRITCVKREHEYEFMFSDNGIGIAPRYQEKVFEIFQRLHNKLQYEGTGIGLAHCKKIVSLHGGEIWLTSTPGVGSQFYFTISA; encoded by the coding sequence ATGGAGCAAGAGATCAGGCAGAGCAAAGCCGAATTGTACGAATTACTACTGCGATATATTCATTCTAAACAAGCCGAAAAGGATCTCCTTGAAGGAGATGATCTGAGTATGGACCTGTTGAGGAATAGTATTACCACACTAGGCGAGCGGCTCAGAGAAGTAGAAAATAAACTCGCTGCCACCGAAAAACTATTAAAGTTATCACAGGAATCATATTCCAGCCTGGTGGGAGAAATCCAGGACTATGGGATCATCACCCTCGATCCTGATGGAAATATCCTGACCTGGAACAAGGGTGCGGAACGTATCAAAGGGTACACCGCACAGGAAATCACAGGCAAAAATTTCAGGATGTTTTACACACCAGCTGCCAGAGCTGAGTGTATACCTGAAATGCTCTTATCCACCGCTATCCAGGATGGTCGCGTTCAAAACGAAGACTACCGGGTGCATAAAGACGGTACCCTGTTCTGGAGTAGTGTGACCATCACTGCCCTTCGCAATAATGAAGGTGCGTTAACCGGGTTTATCAAAATTACCCGCGACCTCACCGCGCGGAAACAGATGGAAGACCAGACCCAGTTATACCTTCGTAAACTGGAAGTGGAAAACCGGGAGCTGGAACAATTTACCTACATCGCCTCCCATGATATGCAGGAACCATTACGCTCCATCAGCACATTGGTAGAACTGGTGGCCACGGAATATACCGGCAAACTGGATGAAACTGCGGACAACTACCTTCGCTTTATCCGCCAGTCAAGTAATCGCATGAGTGACCTGATCAAAGCCCTGCTGGACTACTCACGTATCGGCAATGTGAAGCAGAAGGAGGCTGTAGATTGTAACCAGATCATCCTGACGGTAGTAGACGATTTGCGCACAGCCATACACGAGAGCAAGGCACAGGTGATTATGGAAAACTTACCTATCGTTCATGCCTACCCAATAGAACTGAAATTATTATTTCAAAATCTGTTGAGTAATGCAATTAAGTTCAGACAGCAGGATGTGCCTCCTGTGATCCGCATTACCTGTGTAAAAAGAGAACATGAATACGAATTCATGTTTTCAGACAATGGGATCGGCATCGCACCTCGTTATCAGGAAAAGGTATTTGAGATCTTTCAACGCCTGCACAATAAACTCCAATACGAAGGCACAGGCATTGGACTGGCTCACTGTAAAAAGATCGTTTCCCTCCACGGAGGCGAGATCTGGCTTACCTCCACACCAGGCGTAGGGAGTCAATTTTATTTTACAATTTCAGCATAA